A DNA window from Ovis aries strain OAR_USU_Benz2616 breed Rambouillet chromosome 7, ARS-UI_Ramb_v3.0, whole genome shotgun sequence contains the following coding sequences:
- the NFATC4 gene encoding nuclear factor of activated T-cells, cytoplasmic 4 isoform X1 produces the protein MGAASCEDEELEFKLVFGEEKEAPPLGAGGAGEELDSEDAPPCCRLALGEPPPYGAAPIGIPRPPPPRPGMHSPPPRPAPSPGTWESQPARSVRLGGPGGSSGGAGGSRVLECPSIRITSISPTPDPPAALEDNPDPWGEGSPRDYPPPEGFGGYREAGGQGGGPFFSPSPGSSSLSSWSFFSDASDEAALYAACDEVESELNEAASRFGLGSPLPSPRASPRPWTPDDPWSLYGPSPGGRGPEDSWLLLSAPGPTPASPRPASPCGKRRYSSSGTPSSASPALSRRGSLGEEGPEPPPPPPLPLVRDPGSPGPFDYVGAPSAESIPQKTRRTSSEQAVALPRSEEPAPCNGKLPSGAEEAGAPPGGPRKEAAGMDYLAVPSPLAWSKARIGGHSPIFRTSALPPLDWPLPSQYEQLELRIEVQPRAHHRAHYETEGSRGAVKAAPGGHPVVKLLGYSEKPLTLQMFIGTADERNLRPHAFYQVHRITGKMVATASYEAVVSGTKVLEMTLLPENNMAANIDCAGILKLRNSDIELRKGETDIGRKNTRVRLVFRVHVPQGSGKVVSVQTASVPIECSQRSAQELPQVEAYSPSACSVRGGEELVLTGSNFLPDSKVVFIERGPDGKLQWEEEATVNRLQSNEVTLTLTVPEYSNKRVSRPVQAYFYVSNGRRKRSPTQSFKFLPVIFKEEPLPDASLRGFPSASGPPFGSDMDFSPPRPPYPSYPHEDPAYETPYLSEGFSYGTPPLYPQTGPPPSYRPGLRMFPETGGATGCARPPPVSLLPRPFPSDPYGGRGSPFPLGLQFPPPSPFRPPLPSSPPLEGPFPPQGSVHPPPAEGYSEVGPSYGPGEGAPEQEKSRGGYGSGFRDSVPIQGITLEEVSEIIGRDLSGFPAPPGEEPPA, from the exons ATGGGGGCAGCGAGCTGCGAGGATGAGGAGCTGGAGTTTAAGCTGGTGTTCGGGGAGGAAAAGGAGGCCCCCCCGCTGGGCGCGGGTGGGGCGGGGGAAG AACTGGACTCAGAAGACGCCCCACCATGCTGCCGTCTGGCCCTGGGGGAGCCCCCTCCCTATGGCGCTGCTCCCATTGGCATTCCCCGGCCTCCACCCCCTCGGCCTGGCATGCACTCCCCACCACCCCGCCCGGCCCCCTCACCTGGCACTTGGGAGAGCCAGCCAGCCCGGTCAGTGAGGCTGGGGGGGCCGGGAGGGAGCTCCGGGGGGGCTGGGGGAAGCCGTGTTCTTGAGTGCCCCAGCATCCGCATCACCTCTATCTCACCCACTCCTGACCCACCAGCTGCGCTGGAGGACAACCCAGATCCCTGGGGGGAAGGCTCCCCCAGGGACTACCCCCCACCGGAAGGCTTTGGAGGCTACCGAGAGGcaggggggcagggtgggggcccaTTCTTCAGTCCGAGCCCAGGCAGCAGCAGCCTGTCCTCCTGGAGCTTCTTTTCGGATGCCTCGGACGAGGCAGCCTTGTATGCGGCCTGTGATGAGGTGGAGTCTGAGCTAAATGAGGCAGCCTCCCGCTTTGGCCTGGGCTCCCCACTGCCCTCACCCCGGGCCTCCCCGAGGCCATGGACCCCCGATGACCCCTGGAGCCTGTATGGTCCGAGTCCCGGAGGCCGGGGGCCAGAGGATAGCTGGCTACTCCTCAGTGCTCCTGGgcccaccccagcctccccacGACCTGCCTCTCCATGTGGCAAGAGGCGCTATTCCAGCTCAGGAACCCCATCTTCGGCCTCCCCAGCTCTGTCCCGCCGAGGCAGCCTAGGGGAGGAGGGGCCTGAaccacctccaccaccccccTTGCCTCTGGTCCGGGACCCTGGCTCCCCTGGCCCCTTTGACTATGTGGGAGCCCCATCGGCCGAAAGCATCCCGCAGAAGACCCGGAGGACTTCCAGCGAGCAGGCCGTGGCCCTGCCTCGGTCTGAGGAGCCTGCCCCGTGCAATGGGAAGCTGCCCTCGGGAGCAGAGGAGGCCGGGGCTCCTCCTGGGGGTCCTCGGAAGGAGGCGGCTGGCATGGACTACCTGGCGGTGCCTTCTCCACTGGCGTGGTCCAAGGCCCGGATCGGGGGACACAGCCCCATCTTCAG GACCTCTGCCCTCCCCCCGCTGGACTGGCCTTTGCCCAGCCAGTATGAGCAGCTGGAGCTGAGGATCGAGGTACAGCCCAGAGCCCACCACAGGGCCCACTATGAGACAGAGGGCAGCCGGGGAGCTGTCAAAGCAGCCCCTGGTGGTCACCCTGTAGTCAAG CTCCTGGGCTACAGCGAGAAGCCCCTGACCCTGCAGATGTTCATCGGCACCGCGGACGAGAGGAACCTGCGGCCCCATGCTTTCTATCAGGTGCACCGCATCACAGGCAAGATGGTAGCCACGGCCAGCTACGAAGCCGTAGTCAGTGGCACCAAGGTGCTGGAGATGACCCTGCTCCCTGAGAACAACATGGCGGCCAA CATTGACTGTGCCGGAATCCTGAAGCTGCGGAACTCAGATATCGAACTGCGGAAGGGCGAGACGGACATCGGGCGCAAGAACACACGCGTGCGGCTGGTGTTCCGAGTACACGTGCCCCAAGGCAGCGGGAAGGTGGTCTCGGTGCAGACAGCATCGGTGCCCATCGAGTGCT CCCAGCGATCAGCTCAGGAGCTGCCCCAGGTGGAGGCCTACAGCCCCAGTGCCTGCTCtgtcaggggaggggaggagctcGTGCTAACTGGCTCCAACTTCCTGCCAGACTCCAAGGTGGTGTTCATCGAGAGGGGCCCTG ATGGAAAGTTGCAATGGGAGGAGGAGGCCACGGTGAACCGGCTGCAGAGCAATGAG GTGACTCTGACCCTGACGGTCCCCGAGTACAGCAACAAGCGCGTGTCCCGGCCGGTCCAGGCCTACTTCTACGTCTCCAATGGGCGGAGGAAGCGCAGTCCTACCCAGAGTTTCAAGTTCCTGCCTG TGATCTTCAAGGAGGAGCCTCTGCCGGATGCATCTCTCCGGGGCTTCCCCTCAGCATCGGGCCCCCCCTTTGGCTCTGACATGGACTTCTCACCACCCAGGCCCCCCTACCCCTCCTATCCCCATGAAGACCCTGCTTATGAAACTCCTTACCTGTCAGAAGGCTTCAGCTATGGCACGCCCCCTCTGTACCCCCAGACGGGGCCCCCACCATCCTACAGACCCGGCCTGCGGATGTTCCCTGAGACTGGGGGTGCCACAGGTTGTGCCCGCCCACCTCCAGTCTCTCTCCTTCCCCGGCCCTTCCCTAGTGACCCCTATGGAGGACGGGGCTCCCCCTTTCCCCTGGGGCTGcagttccctcctccctcccccttccggCCCCCACTGCCTTCATCCCCACCACTTGAAGgtcccttccctccccagggcagTGTTCACCCCCCACCTGCTGAGGGATACAGTGAGGTAGGGCCAAGCTAcggccctggggagggggctccgGAGCAGGAGAAATCCAGGGGTGGCTACGGCAGCGGCTTCCGAGACAGTGTCCCTATCCAGGGTATCACGCTGGAGGAAG TGAGTGAGATCATTGGCCGAGACCTGAGTGGCTTCCCTGCACCTCCTGGAGAAGAGCCTCCCGCCTGA
- the NFATC4 gene encoding nuclear factor of activated T-cells, cytoplasmic 4 isoform X2 → MHSPPPRPAPSPGTWESQPARSVRLGGPGGSSGGAGGSRVLECPSIRITSISPTPDPPAALEDNPDPWGEGSPRDYPPPEGFGGYREAGGQGGGPFFSPSPGSSSLSSWSFFSDASDEAALYAACDEVESELNEAASRFGLGSPLPSPRASPRPWTPDDPWSLYGPSPGGRGPEDSWLLLSAPGPTPASPRPASPCGKRRYSSSGTPSSASPALSRRGSLGEEGPEPPPPPPLPLVRDPGSPGPFDYVGAPSAESIPQKTRRTSSEQAVALPRSEEPAPCNGKLPSGAEEAGAPPGGPRKEAAGMDYLAVPSPLAWSKARIGGHSPIFRTSALPPLDWPLPSQYEQLELRIEVQPRAHHRAHYETEGSRGAVKAAPGGHPVVKLLGYSEKPLTLQMFIGTADERNLRPHAFYQVHRITGKMVATASYEAVVSGTKVLEMTLLPENNMAANIDCAGILKLRNSDIELRKGETDIGRKNTRVRLVFRVHVPQGSGKVVSVQTASVPIECSQRSAQELPQVEAYSPSACSVRGGEELVLTGSNFLPDSKVVFIERGPDGKLQWEEEATVNRLQSNEVTLTLTVPEYSNKRVSRPVQAYFYVSNGRRKRSPTQSFKFLPVIFKEEPLPDASLRGFPSASGPPFGSDMDFSPPRPPYPSYPHEDPAYETPYLSEGFSYGTPPLYPQTGPPPSYRPGLRMFPETGGATGCARPPPVSLLPRPFPSDPYGGRGSPFPLGLQFPPPSPFRPPLPSSPPLEGPFPPQGSVHPPPAEGYSEVGPSYGPGEGAPEQEKSRGGYGSGFRDSVPIQGITLEEVSEIIGRDLSGFPAPPGEEPPA, encoded by the exons ATGCACTCCCCACCACCCCGCCCGGCCCCCTCACCTGGCACTTGGGAGAGCCAGCCAGCCCGGTCAGTGAGGCTGGGGGGGCCGGGAGGGAGCTCCGGGGGGGCTGGGGGAAGCCGTGTTCTTGAGTGCCCCAGCATCCGCATCACCTCTATCTCACCCACTCCTGACCCACCAGCTGCGCTGGAGGACAACCCAGATCCCTGGGGGGAAGGCTCCCCCAGGGACTACCCCCCACCGGAAGGCTTTGGAGGCTACCGAGAGGcaggggggcagggtgggggcccaTTCTTCAGTCCGAGCCCAGGCAGCAGCAGCCTGTCCTCCTGGAGCTTCTTTTCGGATGCCTCGGACGAGGCAGCCTTGTATGCGGCCTGTGATGAGGTGGAGTCTGAGCTAAATGAGGCAGCCTCCCGCTTTGGCCTGGGCTCCCCACTGCCCTCACCCCGGGCCTCCCCGAGGCCATGGACCCCCGATGACCCCTGGAGCCTGTATGGTCCGAGTCCCGGAGGCCGGGGGCCAGAGGATAGCTGGCTACTCCTCAGTGCTCCTGGgcccaccccagcctccccacGACCTGCCTCTCCATGTGGCAAGAGGCGCTATTCCAGCTCAGGAACCCCATCTTCGGCCTCCCCAGCTCTGTCCCGCCGAGGCAGCCTAGGGGAGGAGGGGCCTGAaccacctccaccaccccccTTGCCTCTGGTCCGGGACCCTGGCTCCCCTGGCCCCTTTGACTATGTGGGAGCCCCATCGGCCGAAAGCATCCCGCAGAAGACCCGGAGGACTTCCAGCGAGCAGGCCGTGGCCCTGCCTCGGTCTGAGGAGCCTGCCCCGTGCAATGGGAAGCTGCCCTCGGGAGCAGAGGAGGCCGGGGCTCCTCCTGGGGGTCCTCGGAAGGAGGCGGCTGGCATGGACTACCTGGCGGTGCCTTCTCCACTGGCGTGGTCCAAGGCCCGGATCGGGGGACACAGCCCCATCTTCAG GACCTCTGCCCTCCCCCCGCTGGACTGGCCTTTGCCCAGCCAGTATGAGCAGCTGGAGCTGAGGATCGAGGTACAGCCCAGAGCCCACCACAGGGCCCACTATGAGACAGAGGGCAGCCGGGGAGCTGTCAAAGCAGCCCCTGGTGGTCACCCTGTAGTCAAG CTCCTGGGCTACAGCGAGAAGCCCCTGACCCTGCAGATGTTCATCGGCACCGCGGACGAGAGGAACCTGCGGCCCCATGCTTTCTATCAGGTGCACCGCATCACAGGCAAGATGGTAGCCACGGCCAGCTACGAAGCCGTAGTCAGTGGCACCAAGGTGCTGGAGATGACCCTGCTCCCTGAGAACAACATGGCGGCCAA CATTGACTGTGCCGGAATCCTGAAGCTGCGGAACTCAGATATCGAACTGCGGAAGGGCGAGACGGACATCGGGCGCAAGAACACACGCGTGCGGCTGGTGTTCCGAGTACACGTGCCCCAAGGCAGCGGGAAGGTGGTCTCGGTGCAGACAGCATCGGTGCCCATCGAGTGCT CCCAGCGATCAGCTCAGGAGCTGCCCCAGGTGGAGGCCTACAGCCCCAGTGCCTGCTCtgtcaggggaggggaggagctcGTGCTAACTGGCTCCAACTTCCTGCCAGACTCCAAGGTGGTGTTCATCGAGAGGGGCCCTG ATGGAAAGTTGCAATGGGAGGAGGAGGCCACGGTGAACCGGCTGCAGAGCAATGAG GTGACTCTGACCCTGACGGTCCCCGAGTACAGCAACAAGCGCGTGTCCCGGCCGGTCCAGGCCTACTTCTACGTCTCCAATGGGCGGAGGAAGCGCAGTCCTACCCAGAGTTTCAAGTTCCTGCCTG TGATCTTCAAGGAGGAGCCTCTGCCGGATGCATCTCTCCGGGGCTTCCCCTCAGCATCGGGCCCCCCCTTTGGCTCTGACATGGACTTCTCACCACCCAGGCCCCCCTACCCCTCCTATCCCCATGAAGACCCTGCTTATGAAACTCCTTACCTGTCAGAAGGCTTCAGCTATGGCACGCCCCCTCTGTACCCCCAGACGGGGCCCCCACCATCCTACAGACCCGGCCTGCGGATGTTCCCTGAGACTGGGGGTGCCACAGGTTGTGCCCGCCCACCTCCAGTCTCTCTCCTTCCCCGGCCCTTCCCTAGTGACCCCTATGGAGGACGGGGCTCCCCCTTTCCCCTGGGGCTGcagttccctcctccctcccccttccggCCCCCACTGCCTTCATCCCCACCACTTGAAGgtcccttccctccccagggcagTGTTCACCCCCCACCTGCTGAGGGATACAGTGAGGTAGGGCCAAGCTAcggccctggggagggggctccgGAGCAGGAGAAATCCAGGGGTGGCTACGGCAGCGGCTTCCGAGACAGTGTCCCTATCCAGGGTATCACGCTGGAGGAAG TGAGTGAGATCATTGGCCGAGACCTGAGTGGCTTCCCTGCACCTCCTGGAGAAGAGCCTCCCGCCTGA